In Paramicrobacterium humi, the genomic stretch CGAGCGCGCGAGCGCTCGCGAGACGGCCGCCCGCGTCGCGCTCGGCGCCGTCGCGAAGTCGTTCCTCGGCGAGCTCGGCATCCGACTCGTCAGCCACACGCTCGCCATCGGCCCCGTGCGCGTGCCGGACGGCGCCGCCCTGCCGACGGCCGATGACGTCGACGCGCTCGACGCCGATCCGCTGCGGTGCTTCGACGCCGCGACGAGCGCGCGCATGGTCGCCGAGGTCGATGACGCGAAGAAGGCAGGGGACACGCTCGGCGGCGTCGTCGAAGTGCTCGCCTACAATCTCCCGCCCGGGCTCGGCTCGCACGTGCAGTGGGACCGCCGCCTCGACGGCCGGCTCGCGCAAGCGCTCATGAGCATCCAGGCCATCAAGGGCGTCGAAGTCGGCGACGGCTTCACGACGACAACACGGCGCGGCTCCGAAGCGCACGACGAGCTGTACCCGCTCGACGGCGAGATCTACCGTGCCTCCGACCGCGCAGGCGGCACCGAGGGCGGAATGTCGACGGGAACCGTGCTGCGCGTGCGCGCCGGCATGAAGCCCATCGCGACGGTGCCGCGTGCGCTGCGCACGATCGACGTCTCCACGGGGGAGGAGGCCACGGCGCACCACCAGCGTTCCGACGTGTGCGCCGTTCCCGCCTCCGGCGTCGTCGCGGAGGCCATGGTGGCTCTCACCGTCGCCGACGCGATCCTCGAGAAGTTCGGCGGCGATTCGCTGCCGGAGACGAAACGCAACCTCGACGCCTACCTCGCAGCCATCCCGGCGACGCTTCACACGGCGCACGCCTCCCGCTCCGACGGCTGACGTGGCGGAGTTCGAGCTTCCAATCGTGTTCATGGGCCCGATGGGCTCGGGCAAGACGCGCCTCGGCAAGCGGGTCGCGAAGCTGCTCGGCGTGCCGTTCATCGACACGGACAAGCGCATCGTCGCGGAGCACGGTCCCATCACCGCGATCTTCGAGAACGACGGCGAGGCGCGCTTCCGGCAACTCGAGCGCGAAGCCGTCGCCGAGGCCCTCGCCGAGCGCGCCGTCGTCTCCCTCGGCGGAGGCGCCGTCCTCGACCCCGCCACCCAGGACGCCCTCGCCGCTCACCGCGTCGTGTACCTCACTGTCGACTCCCGCGCCGTCCTCGCGCGCATGGACACGAGCAAGCGGCCCCTGCTCAAGGACGGTCCGGAGGCGTGGGAGAAGATCTTCGCCGAGCGGAAGGGCATCTACGAACGGCTCGCGAGCGTGACGTTCGACACGTCAGCCCGGCCGATCACGCACATCGCTCAAGACATCGCCGCGTGGGCGCGCGGCAGAAACCCGGAGGCCACGCCATGACCCAGACCACTCGCATCACCGTCACAGGAGCCGCGCCATACGATGTCGCGGTCGGCCGCGGCATCCGCACGTCGGTGGGGGAGGCGCTCAGCCCCTCTGCCGCGAAGGTGCTCATCGTGCACCCGCCGACGCTCGCCGTCGCAGCCGCCGAATTGCGGGAGTCCCTCGCCGGCGACCGCCAGGTGCTCTTGGCCGAGATCCCGGACGCGGAGGCGGGCAAACGGGTCGAAGTGGCGGCATTCTGCTGGCAGATCATGGGGCAAGCCGACTTCACGCGCACGGACGCCGTGATCGGCTTCGGCGGCGGGGCCGTCACAGACCTCGCGGGCTTCGTGGCCGCGACGTGGCTGCGCGGCGTCGAGCTCATCCAGATCCCCACGACCGTTCTCGGCATGGTCGACGCCTCCGTCGGCGGGAAGACCGGCATCAACACGGCCGAGGGGAAGAACCTGGTCGGCGCGTTCCACGCACCCCGCGCGGTCATCGCCGACCTCGATGCTCTCACGCCGCTGCCGCGCAACGAGATCCTCGCCGGATTCGCGGAGATCGCGAAGTGCGGCTTCATCGGCGAGCCGGAGATCCTCGACATCATCGAGGCCGACACCGACCGCGCCACCGACCCGACGACGGAGCAGTTCCGTCGCGTCGTCGAGCTCTCGATCGGTCTCAAGGCGCGCGTCGTCTCCGAGGACTTCACCGAGCAGGGCCTGCGCGAGATCCTGAACTACGGCCACACGCTCGGTCACGCGATCGAGCACGCGGAGCGCTACCAGTGGAGGCACGGCGCGGCCATCTCCGTCGGAATGGTGTACGCCGCCGAGCTCTCCCGCCTCGCCGGTCGGCTCAGCGACGCGGCGGTCGACCGGCACCGCTCCGTGCTCGGCGCCTTGACCCTGCCGATGGAGTACCCGCTCGGCCGGTGGAACACGCTGCTCGCGACGATGCAGCGCGACAAGAAGGCCAGGGCCGGGATGCTGCGCTTCATCGTGCTCGACGACATCGCCCGCCCGACCGTCCTGCGCGCGCCCGACCAGTCGCTGCTGTTCTCGGCGTACCAGGAAATCGCCTCGTAAGCCCTAAGCTCGGTGACATGACAAACGTTCTCGTGCTCAACGGCCCGAACCTCGGCCGCCTCGGGACCCGGGAGCCCGACGTCTACGGGTCGCGCACGCTCGCCGATCTCGCCGATCTGCTGGCCTCCGACGCGCCCGGCCACAGCGTCGAGGTGCGGCAGACCGAGCACGAAGGCGAGCTCACCGGCTGGCTGCACGAGGCCATCGACACAGGCTCGCCCGTGATCCTCAATGCGGGAGCGTGGACGCACTACTCGTACGCCGTGCGCGACGCCGTCGCGATGACCGTCGCGGCAGGGGTGCCCGTCATCGAAGTGCACATCTCCAACCCGCACGCTCGCGAGGAGTTCCGCCACACGAGCGTGCTCTCTCCCGTCGCAAGCGGCGTCATCGCCGGGTTCGGCTTCGACTCGTACCGCCTCGCGCTCAGCCAGCTGCTCCGCTGAGCCCGCGCGGGCGTGTGCCGCGCCCTCGAGCGGGAGACGGTAAACTGTCTCCTCGGGTCGCAATCGGCCGCTCATCTTCCATCTGAACGGAATCCATTTCTATGGCATCAACTGCTGACATCAAGAACGGCGCCGTCCTCAACATCGACGGCCAGCTGTGGAGCGTCATCGAGTTCCAGCACGTCAAGCCGGGCAAGGGCGGCGCCTTCGTCCGCACGAAGCTCAAGAACGTCGTCACGGGCAAGACCGTCGACAAGACCTACAACGCGGGCGCGAAGGTCGAGTTCGAGAACGTCGACCGCCGCGACTACACCTACCTGTACAACGACGGCGACGGCTTCGTGTTCATGGACCAGTCGGACTACGACCAGATCACGGTTCCCGCGTCCATCGTCGGCGACGCCGCCAACTTCATGCTCGAGAACCAGTCGATAACGATCGCCATGAACAACGGCAACCCGCTGTACGTCGAGCTCCCGGCATCCGTCGTTCTGG encodes the following:
- the aroC gene encoding chorismate synthase; its protein translation is MLRWLTAGESHGPELIALLEGLPAGVPVSIDAIRADLARRKLGYGRGSRMKFEQDELNLSGGVVQGLSIGSPVAIRVGNTEWPKWAEVMNAEPTEQTEKSRGRGAPLTRPRPGHADLVGMQKYGFDSARPILERASARETAARVALGAVAKSFLGELGIRLVSHTLAIGPVRVPDGAALPTADDVDALDADPLRCFDAATSARMVAEVDDAKKAGDTLGGVVEVLAYNLPPGLGSHVQWDRRLDGRLAQALMSIQAIKGVEVGDGFTTTTRRGSEAHDELYPLDGEIYRASDRAGGTEGGMSTGTVLRVRAGMKPIATVPRALRTIDVSTGEEATAHHQRSDVCAVPASGVVAEAMVALTVADAILEKFGGDSLPETKRNLDAYLAAIPATLHTAHASRSDG
- a CDS encoding shikimate kinase, with translation MGPMGSGKTRLGKRVAKLLGVPFIDTDKRIVAEHGPITAIFENDGEARFRQLEREAVAEALAERAVVSLGGGAVLDPATQDALAAHRVVYLTVDSRAVLARMDTSKRPLLKDGPEAWEKIFAERKGIYERLASVTFDTSARPITHIAQDIAAWARGRNPEATP
- the aroB gene encoding 3-dehydroquinate synthase, whose translation is MTQTTRITVTGAAPYDVAVGRGIRTSVGEALSPSAAKVLIVHPPTLAVAAAELRESLAGDRQVLLAEIPDAEAGKRVEVAAFCWQIMGQADFTRTDAVIGFGGGAVTDLAGFVAATWLRGVELIQIPTTVLGMVDASVGGKTGINTAEGKNLVGAFHAPRAVIADLDALTPLPRNEILAGFAEIAKCGFIGEPEILDIIEADTDRATDPTTEQFRRVVELSIGLKARVVSEDFTEQGLREILNYGHTLGHAIEHAERYQWRHGAAISVGMVYAAELSRLAGRLSDAAVDRHRSVLGALTLPMEYPLGRWNTLLATMQRDKKARAGMLRFIVLDDIARPTVLRAPDQSLLFSAYQEIAS
- a CDS encoding type II 3-dehydroquinate dehydratase; the encoded protein is MTNVLVLNGPNLGRLGTREPDVYGSRTLADLADLLASDAPGHSVEVRQTEHEGELTGWLHEAIDTGSPVILNAGAWTHYSYAVRDAVAMTVAAGVPVIEVHISNPHAREEFRHTSVLSPVASGVIAGFGFDSYRLALSQLLR
- the efp gene encoding elongation factor P, coding for MASTADIKNGAVLNIDGQLWSVIEFQHVKPGKGGAFVRTKLKNVVTGKTVDKTYNAGAKVEFENVDRRDYTYLYNDGDGFVFMDQSDYDQITVPASIVGDAANFMLENQSITIAMNNGNPLYVELPASVVLEITYTEPGLQGDRSTGGTKPATVETGYEIQVPLFLETGTKVKVDTRTGDYLGRVND